One Peromyscus leucopus breed LL Stock chromosome 4, UCI_PerLeu_2.1, whole genome shotgun sequence genomic region harbors:
- the Cdan1 gene encoding codanin-1 isoform X2, whose amino-acid sequence MAAVLESLLREEVPVAAAVRWIARSTPSSEDSSEVAALSALRPLRKEFVPFLLNFLREQSNRVLPQGPSTPAKTPGASAALPARPGAPARGGRGARSQLFPAAEPLSAAAEAPLARRAGRRRGPGPGPGPSRERGGGRGPGGPEEGTSGESPPWAGGRKPRGSGSPGSPRLSLSDPPNLSNLEEFPPVGTVPPGPAGTKPSRRINPTPVSEERSLSKPKTCFTSPPISCVPSSQPSALDTSPWGLGLPPGCRSLQEEREMLRKARSKQLQQSPTPACPIPESGSPVPSRTGSLTAEPADPARVSSRQRLELVALIYSSCIAENLVPNLFLELFFVLQLLTARRMVATKASDLESNQGTPDPLETPLFQSIHDCVFFAVQVLEHQFQVLSYLDKGTLKLLAENERLLCFSPALQGRLRAAYEGSVAKVSLVIPPSAQAVSFQPETDNRANFSSDRAFHTFKKQRDVFYEVLREWEDHHEEPSWDFEKGLGSRIRAMMGQLSAACSHSHFVRLFQKQLLQMCQSPGSAGGSVLGEAPDVLNMLGADKLGRLRQLQERLIAPQSSGGPCPPPTFPGCQGFFRDFIMSASSFHFNQHLMDSLSLKIRELNGLPLPQHEPGDEDGESDVDWQGERRQFAVVLLSLRLLAKFLGFVAFLPYRGPEPPPTRELQDSILALRSQVPPVLDIRALLQQGLWARRAVLTVPWLVEFLSFADHIVPLLDYYRSVFTLLLHLHRSLVLSKENEGEMCFLNKLLLLAVLGWLFQIPTVPEDLFFLDDDQVDAFEVDTATSEHGLDSVPVVDQQLLYTCCPYIGELRKLLASWVSGSSGRSGGFVRKITPTTTTTSLGSLPPKTSQGLQAQLAQAFFHNQPPSLRRTVEFVAERIGSNCVKHIKATLVADLVNQAESLLQEQLVMKGRPGGDPAQLLELLCSQLCPHGAQALTQGREFCQKKSPAAVRALLPEETPAAVLSSAESIAVGLATEKACSWLSANITALIRREVKAAVTRMLRAQGPEPTARVERRGCSRACEHHAPLPSHLISEIKDVLSLAAGPRDPEEGVSPEHLEELLSQLSQSLQCRQFLCPTAEQHLAKCSVELASLLVADRIPILGPPTQHRLDRGQARRLLHMLLSLWKDDFQGPVPLQLLLSPRNVGLLADTRPREWDLLLFLLRELVEKDLMGQLEIEACLGSLNEAQWPEDFSEELSTLFRLFLAEPHLLEPQLRACELMQPNRGTVLAQS is encoded by the exons ATGGCGGCCGTTTTGGAGTCGCTGCTGCGCGAAGAGGTGCCGGTTGCAGCCGCCGTGCGGTGGATCGCGCGCAGCACCCCGAGTTCGGAG gATAGCTCGGAGGTGGCCGCTCTGAGCGCACTTCGGCCTCTGCGGAAGGAATTCGTGCCGTTCCTGCTGAACTTCCTGAGGGAGCAGAGCAACCGCGTCCTCCCGCAGGGCCCCTCCACCCCCGCCAAGACCCCCGGCGCCTCGGCCGCCTTGCCAGCGAGGCCCGGGGCCCCGGCACGGGGTGGCCGTGGGGCGCGCAGCCAGCTTTTCCCTGCGGCCGAGCCCCTCAGCGCCGCTGCCGAGGCACCTCTGGCCCGCCGTGCGGGCCGCAGGCGGGgcccggggccggggccggggccgtCCCGCGAACGAGGAGGAGGTCGCGGCCCCGGGGGCCCGGAGGAGGGGACCAGTGGAGAGAGCCCGCCCTGGGCCGGAGGCCGGAAGCCTAGGGGCTCAGGCAGCCCCGGCAGCCCCAGACTCTCGCTCTCGGATCCGCCAAACCTCAGCAACTTGGAGGAGTTCCCTCCCGTAGGCACCGTTCCTCCCGGCCCTGCAGG GACGAAGCCTTCTCGAAGGATCAACCCAACTCCGGTGAGCGAAGAGCGATCGCTTTCCAAGCCCAAGACCTGCTTCACCTCACCCCCAATCAGCTGTGTCCCCAGTTCCCAACCCTCAGCCCTGGACACTAGCCCTTGGGGCCTTGGCCTTCCCCCAGGGTGCAGAAGTCTGCAAGAGGAGCGGGAGATGCTCAGGAAGGCGCG CTCCAAGCAGCTGCAGCAGTCACCTACCCCAGCCTGTCCCATCCCAGAATCGGGGTCTCCTGTCCCCAGTCGGACAGGAAGTCTCACAGCAGAACCTGCTGACCCAGCCAGAGTGTCTTCTCGACAGCGCCTGGAGCTGGTAGCCCTTATCTACTCTTCGTGCATTGCTG AGAACCTGGTACCAAACCTTTTTTTGGAGCTCTTCTTCGTCCTTCAGCTCCTTACTGCCCGGAGAATGGTGGCCACCAAGGCTAGTGACCTTGAATCAAATCAGGGTACCCCAG ATCCGCTGGAAACTCCCCTGTTTCAGAGCATCCATGACTGTGTCTTCTTTGCAGTGCAGGTTTTAGAGCATCAGTTTCA GGTTCTGTCCTACCTGGACAAAGGGACCTTGAAGCTGCTGGCTGAGAATGAGCGGCTGCTGTGCTTCTCCCCAGCTCTACAGGGCCGCCTTCGAGCTGCTTATGAAGGCAGTGTTGCCAAG GTCTCTCTGGTGATACCACCCTCTGCTCAAGCTGTCTCCTTTCAGCCAGAAACTGACAATCGTGCCAACTTCTCCAGTGATCGAGCctttcatacttttaaaaaacagag GGATGTGTTCTATGAGGTACTTCGAGAGTGGGAAGATCACCATGAGGAGCCCAGCTGGGATTTTGAGAAGGGCTTGGGTAGCAGGATCAG AGCCATGATGGGTCAGCTTTCAGCAGCCTGCAGCCACAGCCACTTTGTCCGGCTTTTCCAAAAACAGCTTCTCCAG ATGTGTCAGAGCCCTGGCAGTGCTGGGGGATCCGTCTTGGGTGAAGCTCCAGATGTGTTGAATATGCTAGGAGCTGACAAGTTGGGACGGTTGCGGCAGCTCCAAGAACGGCTTATAGCCCCTCAGAGCAGTGGGgggccctgcccaccccccaccttccccGGCTGTCAAGGCTTCTTCAGGGATTTCATCATGAGTGCCAGCAG CTTCCATTTTAATCAGCATCTTATGGATAGTTTGAGCTTGAAGATTCGGGAACTCAATggccttcccctgcctcagcatgAGCCTGGTGATGAAGATGGGGAGTCAGATGTGGATTGGCAG GGTGAACGGAGGCAGTTTGCTGTAGTGCTTCTCAGTCTTAGACTTTTGGCTAAATTTCTGGGCTTTGTGGCTTTCCTGCCATACCGAGGACCTGAACCACCCCCGACCCGTGAGCTTCAGGACTCTATTCTGGCCCTCAGGAGCCAG GTCCCTCCTGTCCTAGACATACGGGCTCTGCTGCAGCAGGGGTTGTGGGCCCGCCGGGCAGTCCTCACCGTGCCCTGGCTGGTGGAGTTCCTCTCCTTTGCTGACCACATTGTCCCCTTGCTGGACTACTACCGGAGTGTCTTTACTCTCCTGCTGCACTTACATCG GAGTTTGGTCTTATCAAAGGAGAATGAAGGGGAGATGTGCTTCCTGAAcaagctgctgctgcttgctgtcCTAGGCTGGCTTTTCCAG ATACCTACAGTTCCTGAGGATTTATTCTTTCTCGATGATGATCAGGTGGATGCCTTTGAGGTGGATACAGCTACATCAGAGCATGGTTTG GACAGTGTGCCTGTTGTGGACCAGCAGTTGCTGTATACCTGCTGCCCCTACATTG GAGAGCTCCGGAAATTGCTTGCTTCTTGGGTTTCGGGCAGCAGTGGGCGGAGTGGGGGCTTTGTGAGGAAAAtcactcccaccaccaccaccaccagcctggGAAGCCTGCCTcccaagaccagccagggcttgCAG GCTCAGCTCGCCCAGGCCTTTTTCCACAACCAGCCGCCCTCCCTGCGTAGGACTGTAGAATTTGTGGCAGAAAGAATTGGATCAAACTGTGTCAAACACATCAA GGCGACGCTGGTGGCAGATCTGGTGAATCAAGCCGAGTCccttcttcaggagcagctggtgATGAAGGGACGGCCAGGGGGAGACCCGGCCCAGCTGTTGGAGCTCCTGTGTTCTCAACTGTGCCCTCATGGGGCCCAAGCATTGACCCAGGGGCGGGA GTTTTGCCAAAAGAAGAGCCCCGCTGCTGTGCGAGCACTGCTGCCAGAAGAGACTCCAGCTGCT GTTCTAAGCAGTGCAGAGAGCATTGCCGTGGGGCTTGCGACAGAGAAAGCCTGCTCCTGGTTGTCAGCCAACATTACAG CGCTGATTAGAAGGGAGGTGAAAGCAGCCGTGACTCGCATGCTACGAGCCCAGGGTCCTGAGCCAACTGCCCGGGTGGAGCGGAGGGGCTGCTCCCGAGCCTGTGAGCAccatgctcccctcccctcccacctcatcTCCGAGATAAAA GATGTGCTCTCCCTGGCTGCGGGGCCTCGGGACCCTGAGGAGGGCGTTTCCCCGGAGCATCTGGAAGAGCTGCTAAGCCAGCTGAGCCAGTCACTGCAGTGCCGCCAG TTCCTGTGCCCAACTGCTGAGCAGCATCTGGCCAAGTGCTCTGTGGAGTTAGCGTCCCTCCTGG tTGCAGACCGGATCCCCATCTTAGGGCCCCCAACACAGCACAGGCTAGATCGAGGACAGGCTCGAAGGCTTCTGCACATGCTGCTTTCCTTATGGAAGGATGACTTCCAGGGGCCAGTTCCACTACAGCTTCTACTCAGCCCAAGAAACGTGGGGCTTCTAGCAGATACTCGGCCAAGGGAG TGGGACTTATTACTGTTCTTACTCCGGGAGCTGGTAGAAAAGGATCTCATGGGACAGCTGGAGATAGAAGCCTGCTTGGGCAGCCTTAATGAGGCCCAGTGGCCAGAG GACTTCTCAGAAGAATTATCAACACTATTCCGCTTGTTCCTAGCTGAGCCCCATCTGCTAGAACCCCAGCTGAGAGCTTGTGAACTTATGCAACCAAACCGTGGGACAGTGCTGGCCCAAAGCTAG
- the Cdan1 gene encoding codanin-1 isoform X1 translates to MAAVLESLLREEVPVAAAVRWIARSTPSSEDSSEVAALSALRPLRKEFVPFLLNFLREQSNRVLPQGPSTPAKTPGASAALPARPGAPARGGRGARSQLFPAAEPLSAAAEAPLARRAGRRRGPGPGPGPSRERGGGRGPGGPEEGTSGESPPWAGGRKPRGSGSPGSPRLSLSDPPNLSNLEEFPPVGTVPPGPAGRTKPSRRINPTPVSEERSLSKPKTCFTSPPISCVPSSQPSALDTSPWGLGLPPGCRSLQEEREMLRKARSKQLQQSPTPACPIPESGSPVPSRTGSLTAEPADPARVSSRQRLELVALIYSSCIAENLVPNLFLELFFVLQLLTARRMVATKASDLESNQGTPDPLETPLFQSIHDCVFFAVQVLEHQFQVLSYLDKGTLKLLAENERLLCFSPALQGRLRAAYEGSVAKVSLVIPPSAQAVSFQPETDNRANFSSDRAFHTFKKQRDVFYEVLREWEDHHEEPSWDFEKGLGSRIRAMMGQLSAACSHSHFVRLFQKQLLQMCQSPGSAGGSVLGEAPDVLNMLGADKLGRLRQLQERLIAPQSSGGPCPPPTFPGCQGFFRDFIMSASSFHFNQHLMDSLSLKIRELNGLPLPQHEPGDEDGESDVDWQGERRQFAVVLLSLRLLAKFLGFVAFLPYRGPEPPPTRELQDSILALRSQVPPVLDIRALLQQGLWARRAVLTVPWLVEFLSFADHIVPLLDYYRSVFTLLLHLHRSLVLSKENEGEMCFLNKLLLLAVLGWLFQIPTVPEDLFFLDDDQVDAFEVDTATSEHGLDSVPVVDQQLLYTCCPYIGELRKLLASWVSGSSGRSGGFVRKITPTTTTTSLGSLPPKTSQGLQAQLAQAFFHNQPPSLRRTVEFVAERIGSNCVKHIKATLVADLVNQAESLLQEQLVMKGRPGGDPAQLLELLCSQLCPHGAQALTQGREFCQKKSPAAVRALLPEETPAAVLSSAESIAVGLATEKACSWLSANITALIRREVKAAVTRMLRAQGPEPTARVERRGCSRACEHHAPLPSHLISEIKDVLSLAAGPRDPEEGVSPEHLEELLSQLSQSLQCRQFLCPTAEQHLAKCSVELASLLVADRIPILGPPTQHRLDRGQARRLLHMLLSLWKDDFQGPVPLQLLLSPRNVGLLADTRPREWDLLLFLLRELVEKDLMGQLEIEACLGSLNEAQWPEDFSEELSTLFRLFLAEPHLLEPQLRACELMQPNRGTVLAQS, encoded by the exons ATGGCGGCCGTTTTGGAGTCGCTGCTGCGCGAAGAGGTGCCGGTTGCAGCCGCCGTGCGGTGGATCGCGCGCAGCACCCCGAGTTCGGAG gATAGCTCGGAGGTGGCCGCTCTGAGCGCACTTCGGCCTCTGCGGAAGGAATTCGTGCCGTTCCTGCTGAACTTCCTGAGGGAGCAGAGCAACCGCGTCCTCCCGCAGGGCCCCTCCACCCCCGCCAAGACCCCCGGCGCCTCGGCCGCCTTGCCAGCGAGGCCCGGGGCCCCGGCACGGGGTGGCCGTGGGGCGCGCAGCCAGCTTTTCCCTGCGGCCGAGCCCCTCAGCGCCGCTGCCGAGGCACCTCTGGCCCGCCGTGCGGGCCGCAGGCGGGgcccggggccggggccggggccgtCCCGCGAACGAGGAGGAGGTCGCGGCCCCGGGGGCCCGGAGGAGGGGACCAGTGGAGAGAGCCCGCCCTGGGCCGGAGGCCGGAAGCCTAGGGGCTCAGGCAGCCCCGGCAGCCCCAGACTCTCGCTCTCGGATCCGCCAAACCTCAGCAACTTGGAGGAGTTCCCTCCCGTAGGCACCGTTCCTCCCGGCCCTGCAGG CAGGACGAAGCCTTCTCGAAGGATCAACCCAACTCCGGTGAGCGAAGAGCGATCGCTTTCCAAGCCCAAGACCTGCTTCACCTCACCCCCAATCAGCTGTGTCCCCAGTTCCCAACCCTCAGCCCTGGACACTAGCCCTTGGGGCCTTGGCCTTCCCCCAGGGTGCAGAAGTCTGCAAGAGGAGCGGGAGATGCTCAGGAAGGCGCG CTCCAAGCAGCTGCAGCAGTCACCTACCCCAGCCTGTCCCATCCCAGAATCGGGGTCTCCTGTCCCCAGTCGGACAGGAAGTCTCACAGCAGAACCTGCTGACCCAGCCAGAGTGTCTTCTCGACAGCGCCTGGAGCTGGTAGCCCTTATCTACTCTTCGTGCATTGCTG AGAACCTGGTACCAAACCTTTTTTTGGAGCTCTTCTTCGTCCTTCAGCTCCTTACTGCCCGGAGAATGGTGGCCACCAAGGCTAGTGACCTTGAATCAAATCAGGGTACCCCAG ATCCGCTGGAAACTCCCCTGTTTCAGAGCATCCATGACTGTGTCTTCTTTGCAGTGCAGGTTTTAGAGCATCAGTTTCA GGTTCTGTCCTACCTGGACAAAGGGACCTTGAAGCTGCTGGCTGAGAATGAGCGGCTGCTGTGCTTCTCCCCAGCTCTACAGGGCCGCCTTCGAGCTGCTTATGAAGGCAGTGTTGCCAAG GTCTCTCTGGTGATACCACCCTCTGCTCAAGCTGTCTCCTTTCAGCCAGAAACTGACAATCGTGCCAACTTCTCCAGTGATCGAGCctttcatacttttaaaaaacagag GGATGTGTTCTATGAGGTACTTCGAGAGTGGGAAGATCACCATGAGGAGCCCAGCTGGGATTTTGAGAAGGGCTTGGGTAGCAGGATCAG AGCCATGATGGGTCAGCTTTCAGCAGCCTGCAGCCACAGCCACTTTGTCCGGCTTTTCCAAAAACAGCTTCTCCAG ATGTGTCAGAGCCCTGGCAGTGCTGGGGGATCCGTCTTGGGTGAAGCTCCAGATGTGTTGAATATGCTAGGAGCTGACAAGTTGGGACGGTTGCGGCAGCTCCAAGAACGGCTTATAGCCCCTCAGAGCAGTGGGgggccctgcccaccccccaccttccccGGCTGTCAAGGCTTCTTCAGGGATTTCATCATGAGTGCCAGCAG CTTCCATTTTAATCAGCATCTTATGGATAGTTTGAGCTTGAAGATTCGGGAACTCAATggccttcccctgcctcagcatgAGCCTGGTGATGAAGATGGGGAGTCAGATGTGGATTGGCAG GGTGAACGGAGGCAGTTTGCTGTAGTGCTTCTCAGTCTTAGACTTTTGGCTAAATTTCTGGGCTTTGTGGCTTTCCTGCCATACCGAGGACCTGAACCACCCCCGACCCGTGAGCTTCAGGACTCTATTCTGGCCCTCAGGAGCCAG GTCCCTCCTGTCCTAGACATACGGGCTCTGCTGCAGCAGGGGTTGTGGGCCCGCCGGGCAGTCCTCACCGTGCCCTGGCTGGTGGAGTTCCTCTCCTTTGCTGACCACATTGTCCCCTTGCTGGACTACTACCGGAGTGTCTTTACTCTCCTGCTGCACTTACATCG GAGTTTGGTCTTATCAAAGGAGAATGAAGGGGAGATGTGCTTCCTGAAcaagctgctgctgcttgctgtcCTAGGCTGGCTTTTCCAG ATACCTACAGTTCCTGAGGATTTATTCTTTCTCGATGATGATCAGGTGGATGCCTTTGAGGTGGATACAGCTACATCAGAGCATGGTTTG GACAGTGTGCCTGTTGTGGACCAGCAGTTGCTGTATACCTGCTGCCCCTACATTG GAGAGCTCCGGAAATTGCTTGCTTCTTGGGTTTCGGGCAGCAGTGGGCGGAGTGGGGGCTTTGTGAGGAAAAtcactcccaccaccaccaccaccagcctggGAAGCCTGCCTcccaagaccagccagggcttgCAG GCTCAGCTCGCCCAGGCCTTTTTCCACAACCAGCCGCCCTCCCTGCGTAGGACTGTAGAATTTGTGGCAGAAAGAATTGGATCAAACTGTGTCAAACACATCAA GGCGACGCTGGTGGCAGATCTGGTGAATCAAGCCGAGTCccttcttcaggagcagctggtgATGAAGGGACGGCCAGGGGGAGACCCGGCCCAGCTGTTGGAGCTCCTGTGTTCTCAACTGTGCCCTCATGGGGCCCAAGCATTGACCCAGGGGCGGGA GTTTTGCCAAAAGAAGAGCCCCGCTGCTGTGCGAGCACTGCTGCCAGAAGAGACTCCAGCTGCT GTTCTAAGCAGTGCAGAGAGCATTGCCGTGGGGCTTGCGACAGAGAAAGCCTGCTCCTGGTTGTCAGCCAACATTACAG CGCTGATTAGAAGGGAGGTGAAAGCAGCCGTGACTCGCATGCTACGAGCCCAGGGTCCTGAGCCAACTGCCCGGGTGGAGCGGAGGGGCTGCTCCCGAGCCTGTGAGCAccatgctcccctcccctcccacctcatcTCCGAGATAAAA GATGTGCTCTCCCTGGCTGCGGGGCCTCGGGACCCTGAGGAGGGCGTTTCCCCGGAGCATCTGGAAGAGCTGCTAAGCCAGCTGAGCCAGTCACTGCAGTGCCGCCAG TTCCTGTGCCCAACTGCTGAGCAGCATCTGGCCAAGTGCTCTGTGGAGTTAGCGTCCCTCCTGG tTGCAGACCGGATCCCCATCTTAGGGCCCCCAACACAGCACAGGCTAGATCGAGGACAGGCTCGAAGGCTTCTGCACATGCTGCTTTCCTTATGGAAGGATGACTTCCAGGGGCCAGTTCCACTACAGCTTCTACTCAGCCCAAGAAACGTGGGGCTTCTAGCAGATACTCGGCCAAGGGAG TGGGACTTATTACTGTTCTTACTCCGGGAGCTGGTAGAAAAGGATCTCATGGGACAGCTGGAGATAGAAGCCTGCTTGGGCAGCCTTAATGAGGCCCAGTGGCCAGAG GACTTCTCAGAAGAATTATCAACACTATTCCGCTTGTTCCTAGCTGAGCCCCATCTGCTAGAACCCCAGCTGAGAGCTTGTGAACTTATGCAACCAAACCGTGGGACAGTGCTGGCCCAAAGCTAG
- the Cdan1 gene encoding codanin-1 isoform X3: MAAVLESLLREEVPVAAAVRWIARSTPSSEDSSEVAALSALRPLRKEFVPFLLNFLREQSNRVLPQGPSTPAKTPGASAALPARPGAPARGGRGARSQLFPAAEPLSAAAEAPLARRAGRRRGPGPGPGPSRERGGGRGPGGPEEGTSGESPPWAGGRKPRGSGSPGSPRLSLSDPPNLSNLEEFPPVGTVPPGPAGRTKPSRRINPTPVSEERSLSKPKTCFTSPPISCVPSSQPSALDTSPWGLGLPPGCRSLQEEREMLRKARSKQLQQSPTPACPIPESGSPVPSRTGSLTAEPADPARVSSRQRLELVALIYSSCIAENLVPNLFLELFFVLQLLTARRMVATKASDLESNQGTPDPLETPLFQSIHDCVFFAVQVLEHQFQVLSYLDKGTLKLLAENERLLCFSPALQGRLRAAYEGSVAKVSLVIPPSAQAVSFQPETDNRANFSSDRAFHTFKKQRDVFYEVLREWEDHHEEPSWDFEKGLGSRIRAMMGQLSAACSHSHFVRLFQKQLLQMCQSPGSAGGSVLGEAPDVLNMLGADKLGRLRQLQERLIAPQSSGGPCPPPTFPGCQGFFRDFIMSASSFHFNQHLMDSLSLKIRELNGLPLPQHEPGDEDGESDVDWQGERRQFAVVLLSLRLLAKFLGFVAFLPYRGPEPPPTRELQDSILALRSQVPPVLDIRALLQQGLWARRAVLTVPWLVEFLSFADHIVPLLDYYRSVFTLLLHLHRSLVLSKENEGEMCFLNKLLLLAVLGWLFQIPTVPEDLFFLDDDQVDAFEVDTATSEHGLDSVPVVDQQLLYTCCPYIGELRKLLASWVSGSSGRSGGFVRKITPTTTTTSLGSLPPKTSQGLQAQLAQAFFHNQPPSLRRTVEFVAERIGSNCVKHIKATLVADLVNQAESLLQEQLVMKGRPGGDPAQLLELLCSQLCPHGAQALTQGREFCQKKSPAAVRALLPEETPAAVLSSAESIAVGLATEKACSWLSANITALIRREVKAAVTRMLRAQGPEPTARVERRGCSRACEHHAPLPSHLISEIKDVLSLAAGPRDPEEGVSPEHLEELLSQLSQSLQCRQFLCPTAEQHLAKCSVELASLLGMVPSPSSPSCYSPQTPRLGYKQG; this comes from the exons ATGGCGGCCGTTTTGGAGTCGCTGCTGCGCGAAGAGGTGCCGGTTGCAGCCGCCGTGCGGTGGATCGCGCGCAGCACCCCGAGTTCGGAG gATAGCTCGGAGGTGGCCGCTCTGAGCGCACTTCGGCCTCTGCGGAAGGAATTCGTGCCGTTCCTGCTGAACTTCCTGAGGGAGCAGAGCAACCGCGTCCTCCCGCAGGGCCCCTCCACCCCCGCCAAGACCCCCGGCGCCTCGGCCGCCTTGCCAGCGAGGCCCGGGGCCCCGGCACGGGGTGGCCGTGGGGCGCGCAGCCAGCTTTTCCCTGCGGCCGAGCCCCTCAGCGCCGCTGCCGAGGCACCTCTGGCCCGCCGTGCGGGCCGCAGGCGGGgcccggggccggggccggggccgtCCCGCGAACGAGGAGGAGGTCGCGGCCCCGGGGGCCCGGAGGAGGGGACCAGTGGAGAGAGCCCGCCCTGGGCCGGAGGCCGGAAGCCTAGGGGCTCAGGCAGCCCCGGCAGCCCCAGACTCTCGCTCTCGGATCCGCCAAACCTCAGCAACTTGGAGGAGTTCCCTCCCGTAGGCACCGTTCCTCCCGGCCCTGCAGG CAGGACGAAGCCTTCTCGAAGGATCAACCCAACTCCGGTGAGCGAAGAGCGATCGCTTTCCAAGCCCAAGACCTGCTTCACCTCACCCCCAATCAGCTGTGTCCCCAGTTCCCAACCCTCAGCCCTGGACACTAGCCCTTGGGGCCTTGGCCTTCCCCCAGGGTGCAGAAGTCTGCAAGAGGAGCGGGAGATGCTCAGGAAGGCGCG CTCCAAGCAGCTGCAGCAGTCACCTACCCCAGCCTGTCCCATCCCAGAATCGGGGTCTCCTGTCCCCAGTCGGACAGGAAGTCTCACAGCAGAACCTGCTGACCCAGCCAGAGTGTCTTCTCGACAGCGCCTGGAGCTGGTAGCCCTTATCTACTCTTCGTGCATTGCTG AGAACCTGGTACCAAACCTTTTTTTGGAGCTCTTCTTCGTCCTTCAGCTCCTTACTGCCCGGAGAATGGTGGCCACCAAGGCTAGTGACCTTGAATCAAATCAGGGTACCCCAG ATCCGCTGGAAACTCCCCTGTTTCAGAGCATCCATGACTGTGTCTTCTTTGCAGTGCAGGTTTTAGAGCATCAGTTTCA GGTTCTGTCCTACCTGGACAAAGGGACCTTGAAGCTGCTGGCTGAGAATGAGCGGCTGCTGTGCTTCTCCCCAGCTCTACAGGGCCGCCTTCGAGCTGCTTATGAAGGCAGTGTTGCCAAG GTCTCTCTGGTGATACCACCCTCTGCTCAAGCTGTCTCCTTTCAGCCAGAAACTGACAATCGTGCCAACTTCTCCAGTGATCGAGCctttcatacttttaaaaaacagag GGATGTGTTCTATGAGGTACTTCGAGAGTGGGAAGATCACCATGAGGAGCCCAGCTGGGATTTTGAGAAGGGCTTGGGTAGCAGGATCAG AGCCATGATGGGTCAGCTTTCAGCAGCCTGCAGCCACAGCCACTTTGTCCGGCTTTTCCAAAAACAGCTTCTCCAG ATGTGTCAGAGCCCTGGCAGTGCTGGGGGATCCGTCTTGGGTGAAGCTCCAGATGTGTTGAATATGCTAGGAGCTGACAAGTTGGGACGGTTGCGGCAGCTCCAAGAACGGCTTATAGCCCCTCAGAGCAGTGGGgggccctgcccaccccccaccttccccGGCTGTCAAGGCTTCTTCAGGGATTTCATCATGAGTGCCAGCAG CTTCCATTTTAATCAGCATCTTATGGATAGTTTGAGCTTGAAGATTCGGGAACTCAATggccttcccctgcctcagcatgAGCCTGGTGATGAAGATGGGGAGTCAGATGTGGATTGGCAG GGTGAACGGAGGCAGTTTGCTGTAGTGCTTCTCAGTCTTAGACTTTTGGCTAAATTTCTGGGCTTTGTGGCTTTCCTGCCATACCGAGGACCTGAACCACCCCCGACCCGTGAGCTTCAGGACTCTATTCTGGCCCTCAGGAGCCAG GTCCCTCCTGTCCTAGACATACGGGCTCTGCTGCAGCAGGGGTTGTGGGCCCGCCGGGCAGTCCTCACCGTGCCCTGGCTGGTGGAGTTCCTCTCCTTTGCTGACCACATTGTCCCCTTGCTGGACTACTACCGGAGTGTCTTTACTCTCCTGCTGCACTTACATCG GAGTTTGGTCTTATCAAAGGAGAATGAAGGGGAGATGTGCTTCCTGAAcaagctgctgctgcttgctgtcCTAGGCTGGCTTTTCCAG ATACCTACAGTTCCTGAGGATTTATTCTTTCTCGATGATGATCAGGTGGATGCCTTTGAGGTGGATACAGCTACATCAGAGCATGGTTTG GACAGTGTGCCTGTTGTGGACCAGCAGTTGCTGTATACCTGCTGCCCCTACATTG GAGAGCTCCGGAAATTGCTTGCTTCTTGGGTTTCGGGCAGCAGTGGGCGGAGTGGGGGCTTTGTGAGGAAAAtcactcccaccaccaccaccaccagcctggGAAGCCTGCCTcccaagaccagccagggcttgCAG GCTCAGCTCGCCCAGGCCTTTTTCCACAACCAGCCGCCCTCCCTGCGTAGGACTGTAGAATTTGTGGCAGAAAGAATTGGATCAAACTGTGTCAAACACATCAA GGCGACGCTGGTGGCAGATCTGGTGAATCAAGCCGAGTCccttcttcaggagcagctggtgATGAAGGGACGGCCAGGGGGAGACCCGGCCCAGCTGTTGGAGCTCCTGTGTTCTCAACTGTGCCCTCATGGGGCCCAAGCATTGACCCAGGGGCGGGA GTTTTGCCAAAAGAAGAGCCCCGCTGCTGTGCGAGCACTGCTGCCAGAAGAGACTCCAGCTGCT GTTCTAAGCAGTGCAGAGAGCATTGCCGTGGGGCTTGCGACAGAGAAAGCCTGCTCCTGGTTGTCAGCCAACATTACAG CGCTGATTAGAAGGGAGGTGAAAGCAGCCGTGACTCGCATGCTACGAGCCCAGGGTCCTGAGCCAACTGCCCGGGTGGAGCGGAGGGGCTGCTCCCGAGCCTGTGAGCAccatgctcccctcccctcccacctcatcTCCGAGATAAAA GATGTGCTCTCCCTGGCTGCGGGGCCTCGGGACCCTGAGGAGGGCGTTTCCCCGGAGCATCTGGAAGAGCTGCTAAGCCAGCTGAGCCAGTCACTGCAGTGCCGCCAG TTCCTGTGCCCAACTGCTGAGCAGCATCTGGCCAAGTGCTCTGTGGAGTTAGCGTCCCTCCTGGGTATGGTTCCTTCTCCATCAAGTCCCTCATGCTACAGTCCTCAAACCCCAAGGTTGGGGTACAAGCAAGGTTAG